TCTATAAAGATGGATGTAAAATCTTCTATTAAGGCTTTTAAATCTAATGAGAAGGAAGGGAAAGAGGCATCTTTTGAAAAACTAAAACTTTCCTTTAAGAAGATTGATAAGGCAGCAAAAAAGGGGATTTTTCATAAGAATAAGGCAGCGAGGCTAAAATCAAAGCTTTCTAAAAGAGCATCTACAATTGTTTAATCTTAACCTTGGTGTATATGAAGGTTCTATAGAAGGGCTTCTTATTCTTGTAAAAAAGAGAAAGCTCTCTCCTTTAGAATTTGAAATAGCAAGAATAACCTCTAGCTATCTTTCTTATCTTAAGCTTCAAAGCGAGGTTGAGCTAGAAAAAACGCCACATTTCCTTGTTTTTTTAAGCGAGCTTCTTTTGATAAAATCTTCTATTCTCCTTCCAAGACCACAAGTAATTGAAGAAGAGAATAATGACCTTATTTTTTACCTTAAGGAATACGAAGGGTATAAAGGGGTTTCCTTATGGATTGGAGAAAGGTTTGAAGAGCAAGGGACAAGAATTCCTATAAGCTTTAAACAGGAAGATGTAGAAGAAGAAATTGAGGTTTCTATTTTTGACCTTTTTTCTTCATTAAAGGATATACTTTCCAAAAATAAAGAAAACCCTGTTTATGAGCTTGTCCTGGATGAGCCAAAAATAGAGGAGGCAATAGAGAGGATAAAGAAAAGGCTTATTGAGATAGAGAAAATAGAAATTGCAATGCTTTTTGATGTAAAAACTAGGCTTGAACTTATTGTAACATTCTTGGCAATCCTTGAGCTTATAAGATTAAGGTTTATTAGGGCAATCCAATACAGGGCATTTTCATCAATATGGCTTGTCAGAAGATAGAAGAGAGAGGATAGAACATAGACAATAGAAGACAAATATATGATACCATTTATCATTGCTATTCTTTTATTTACAATTGACAGGATAACAAAGGCTTTAGCTTTAAGGATTTCTGAAAAAATTACAATTTCTCCATTCCTTACCCTTTCAAAAACAGGAAATTACGGCATATCGTTTGGGTTGTTTTCAGGGTATTCGGGGATTATATTCTGGCTTACCCTTATAATCTGTATTATCCTTGTTGCCTACTCTATTTTTCTAAAAGAAAAGCCTTTATTATTTAAAATAGGAATTGGTCTATTTATTGGTGGCGCCATTTCTAACCTTTTTGACAGAATTATTTATTCCTTTGTTGTTGATTTTATCTCAATTGGAATAGGAAATGCTAGATGGCCAACATTTAACATTGCAGACCTTGGAATAGTTATTGGTGCTTTCTTTATTGTATTTAAGAAATGATTTCCTCTTATAGCTTTGGAAGGATGGTTATAGATGGAAAGATATATACTCAAGACCTTATTATTTATACGGATAGAATAGAGTCAAGCTGGTGGAGGAAAAGAGGCCATAGTGTATGTATTGAGGATATAAAGGGGATATTTAAGGAAAAACCAGAAATTCTTGTTATAGGAAAGGGAAGCCCTGGAATGATGAATGTTCTTTCTGAAACAAAAGAAGCCCTCTTAGAGCATGGAATTACCCTTATTGAAGAACCAACAGAAAAGGCTGTTAAGAGCTATAATGAACTTTCAAAAAATAAAAGGCTTTGTGGAGTCTTTCACCTTACCTGCTAGTGAGACCTTCTTAAAAATGCAGGGATTTCTAAGTCTTCAAGGATAGAATGCTTAACCTCTTATTGTAACAAAATAGTAACAATCAGGAAAAAAATCTCTTGACAAAAGATAATTAAATGAGTATTCTTAAATAGAATAAATAAAGGAGGAATTTTTTTAGGATGAAGAAGATATTTTTATTGGTAGCAATTGTAGGGTTGATAGGGGTGACGAGCTTTGCAGGAGA
The DNA window shown above is from bacterium and carries:
- the rpsT gene encoding 30S ribosomal protein S20, which translates into the protein MAIKKRAISVLKNIRQNKRRYLLNKSIKMDVKSSIKAFKSNEKEGKEASFEKLKLSFKKIDKAAKKGIFHKNKAARLKSKLSKRASTIV
- a CDS encoding segregation/condensation protein A: MFNLNLGVYEGSIEGLLILVKKRKLSPLEFEIARITSSYLSYLKLQSEVELEKTPHFLVFLSELLLIKSSILLPRPQVIEEENNDLIFYLKEYEGYKGVSLWIGERFEEQGTRIPISFKQEDVEEEIEVSIFDLFSSLKDILSKNKENPVYELVLDEPKIEEAIERIKKRLIEIEKIEIAMLFDVKTRLELIVTFLAILELIRLRFIRAIQYRAFSSIWLVRR
- the lspA gene encoding signal peptidase II gives rise to the protein MIPFIIAILLFTIDRITKALALRISEKITISPFLTLSKTGNYGISFGLFSGYSGIIFWLTLIICIILVAYSIFLKEKPLLFKIGIGLFIGGAISNLFDRIIYSFVVDFISIGIGNARWPTFNIADLGIVIGAFFIVFKK
- a CDS encoding MTH938/NDUFAF3 family protein — its product is MISSYSFGRMVIDGKIYTQDLIIYTDRIESSWWRKRGHSVCIEDIKGIFKEKPEILVIGKGSPGMMNVLSETKEALLEHGITLIEEPTEKAVKSYNELSKNKRLCGVFHLTC